CGACCTCGACGCCGTGTGTGCCCTTAAAGAGCTCCGCGTCGTCAAGGCCGACAACACCATCTCCTTCCACGGCCGTATCCTCCAGATACCTCCCAACCCCTACCGCGCCTCCTATGCCAAAGCCACCGTCGAAGTCCGCCAACTCCTCAACCGCCAAATACGCCTCTACTACCAAAACCTCCTCCTCGCCTCCTTCTCCAAACGTAAGCCCTACCACCCCGACTTAAATAAAATGCCGTCCCTTAAACTATATCGGAAACTCGCCGCCGCGGCCCCCTTGTGACATTTATATTTGGTAATTATGTGCCATTTTTATGTGGTAATAACACTCCTATTTCGGAGGAGCGCCCGTCGCGGGAGGCCGGGCCGCGCCGGCGGCGTCGCCCGGGCGTACCGGCGGGGGCCGTGACCGCCCTTTTTTAACTCTTGACACGGTAACGACGCCGTGATAAATTTCTAAAAACATCGTAAAGCACGTAGACGCACTTATTTTCGCAACGGGAATGCCGAGCGCGTCTTCCAAAGGGCTCGAGGTGCTTGGTATGAAATCGGCTTATGCCGTTATATTGTTAATTGCGGCTCTGGCCGTCGCGGCGCACGGTCAAACGCTTCGCACCGCCGAGAACGCGGCCGCGGCGGATACCCCGGTGGATGCCGGCGGCTCCATCGACCTAACGTGGGAGCCGTCGCCGGACGAGCTCGACGCCAAGGCGGAAGTCCTCGGCTACGAGGTCTGGCGGGCCAAGCGCCCCGCGGGCGACTACAAGAAATTGGCCGACGTCGAAGCCGGTAAAGAAAGCTATCAACATACGGACGAAGAAGCCGAAAACGGCGTCGAGTACTTCTACAAAGTACGCGTACGGGGCGAGAAGATGAGCACCGATACGGCGCCGGTGGGGCCGGTGAAAGCGGCGCCGCAGTGGTTCCACAAGGACCGCCTGAACATGCTCGTGGCCGCCGTCCTGCTCTCGGCCTTCGTGCTGTATTACATCTCGCAAGCCCGCGCCGGCAAGAAGCTCTTCATACGGCGCATCGCGGGCCTGGAGGCGGTGCAGGAAGCGGTGGGTCGCGCCACCGAAATGGGCAAGCCCGTTCTGTACGTCCCGGGCATAGCCGACATCGACGACATCCAAACCATCGCCGCGGTAACCATTCTGGGGCGGGTCGCCACCATGGTGGCGGAGTACGACGCGAACCTGCTCGTGCCGTGTTCCCGCTCGCTGGTGATGTCCACCGCGCAAGAGATCGTTAAAGAAGCGTACCTGGAGGCGGGCCGTCCCGACGCGTACCACCGCGAAAACATCCGCTACCTCACCGACGACCAGTTCGGCTTCGTCGCCGGCGTGGACGGCATCATGGTGCGCGAAAAGCCCGCCGCCAACTTCTACATGGGCACGTTCTACGCGGAATCGCTCATCCTCGCCGAGACCGGCCACTCCATCGGCGCCATCCAGATAGCCGGCACGGCCATGCCGTCGCAGCTCCCGTTCTTCATCGCGGCCTGCGACTACACTCTCATCGGCGAGGAGCTCTTCGCGGCCAGCGCGTACCTCAGCCGCGAGCCCCGGCTCCTGGGAAGCCTGATAGGCCAGGACTGGGGCAAAGTGGTCATATTGTTCTTTATAATCGCCGGCGTCATAACGGCGTTCCTGGCGCAATTCGGCTTCGAGATCTTCGGGCGGTCCATCGCCCTGGAACAACTCTTTGTGGTGAAGTAGCCGCTCTCCGGCGGCTTTTTCACGCGTAAGCTCTCCGGCAAGGAGGCCGGGTATGCGGCGCGAAATACCGATGATCGTAGCCTTCGTCGCGGGCGTAATAATAATACTCGAGTTCTTCGTTCCGTCGCTACGAAGCGTCGCGAGTCAGGTCCAGAATTGGTACCTGGTCGTGGTGGCCTTCGCGATCCTGGTGGGGGCGTTCAACCTCCTCCGTATGAACTACATGAAAGTGCGCGACCGCCGCGCCGATTGGCCCTACTCCATAATCCTCATCGTCGGCCTCTTCACGATGGCGATCGCGGGGATCTTCTGGGGCATCGGCCAGGGGACGGTCTTCGACTGGTTGTTCAACTACCTGATGTTCCCCATGTCCTCGACCATGTTCGCGCTCCTGGCCTTCTTCGTCGCCTCCGCGGCGTATCGCGCTTTCCGGGCGCGGGCCGTAGACGCCACCCTTCTCCTCGTTGCGGCCATCATCGTAATGCTGGGACAGGTTCCCATAGGGTCTATCTGGATACCGGAGTGGTGGCCCCATTCGCTCGTCTTCCTGACGCCGGATTGGCTCAAAGACAGAATAATGGAAATCTTCAACACCGCCGGCCAGCGCGCCATCCTTATAGGCGCGTCGTTGGGCGTGGTCTCGACGTCGCTGCGGATACTACTGGGCATCGAGCGGTCGTACCTGGGAGAAGAATAGGCGTGGCGAGCGGTTCGCATCCGGTTTCCGGAGGTTGTCGCCGATGAAATTCGTTCGTTGGTTGGCCGATATAGACCGCCGCATTATCTTCCTGGTAATCGCCGTGTCCGTCGTGGTCCCGCTCCTCGTGCCGCTCGGCATGCGCGTGAAAGTGACGTCGCAGACGAAAATCGTCTACGAAGAAGTGGAAAAACTGCCGGCGGGTTCCAACGTCCTGGTGGCGTTCGACTACGACCCGGCCGCGGCGCCTGAGGTTCACCCCATGGCGCTGGCCTTCCTCCACCACTGTTTCGCCAAAAAACATAAAGTAATCATTATGGCGCTGTGGCCGCAGGGCGCCCAGCTGGCCGTGAGCGCCATGGGCGAAATTATGCAGGAGTTCGACCTCGAGTACGGCCGCGACTACGTCAACCTCGGCTACAAGCCGGGGGGCGACATCGTCATAAAATCGCTGGGGGCGTCGTTCCCGAAAGTATTCCCCAGGGATATGGCGGGCGCGTCCACGGCCGACCTCCCCATTATGGCCGAGGTCCGGAACCTCAAGGATATCGACCTCATTATGGCCCTCTCCGCCGGCGACCCGGGAATCCCGGCGTGGGTGCGGGTGGCCAACGCGCTGTACCAGCGCAGGGTGGCCGGCGGCTGCACCGCGGTATCCGCGCCGCAGTTCTTCCCCTACCTGCAAACGGGCCAGCTTATCGGCCTGTTGGGCGGCCTCAAGGGCGCCGCGGAATACGAAACCGTGACGGCGTACGCCGGCAAGGCTTCGAGCCGTATGGACGCGCAGTCCATCGCGCACGTCGTCATAATCCTCTTCATCCTATTCGCGAACATCTCGTACTTTATACTGCGCAAGCAAGGCGACGAGGGGAGCGGAGGGCCGACGGCTCGACCGCCGGCTTAGGCCTGAAGCCGGCGGCGGGTTTCCCCCTTCGGAGGCACAAACATGGACGGCCTTACGTTATTCGGGACCTGGATTGCGGCGTTGCTGACGCTGTTTATCCTGTCGTTCCTCTATAAGGACAACCCGTTTTACAAGTTCGCGGAATACCTGTTCGTGGGCGTCTCGGCCGGTTTCTGGATCGCGTACAACTTCCACAACCTGCTGGTGCCGAACCTCATCGACCCCCTCTTCGGCGCCGACGGCGCTTTCCCCAAGCTAATCCGGGAAGGCCAACCGGACTTCCGCCTGCTGACCATAATCGCCGGCCTCCTCGGCGTGACGATGTTGTTCCGCTTCTTCCCCAAGGTGGCGTGGGTCTCGCGGTACGGCATCGCGTTCTCGGTGGGGTTGGGCGCCGGCCTGATGTTCATCGTATACCTCCAGGCCAACTGCATTTATCAAATCTGGGGAACCATCACCCTGTCGCCCGTCGTCGTAACGGAAACCGCCACCGGGTGGCATTTCGACTGGGGGGCCTCGGTAGCCAACACGCTTCTGATCGTCGGCGTCGTGAGCGCGCTGGTATACTTCTATTTTTCGAAGGAACATAAAGGCTTACTGGGAGGAACGGCGCGGCTGGGCATTTGGTTCCTGATGATCTCCTTCGGCGCCGCCTTCGGCTATACCGTAATGGCCCGCATCTCGCTCCTCATAGGCCGTATGGAATTCCTCATCAACGACTGGATAAAAGGAACCCTCATCGCGTTGGGATTGTTGTGACGATAGGAGCAACGTAAAGCCGGCTCTCCCACCGCAAGCCTTTGCATCCGCGCTTATGCCTCGCCTTTTCGAAGCAACCAGCGAACCCGAATACGGCGAACTCTCGCCCGAGCGGCGCGACGAGTTGATCGGGAAAATCTCGCGGGCCATCGTCGAACGCAACCTGACGGCGCCCGCCATTTTCTTTTTGGAGTCCACCAAACCCCTCTCGTTCATCGGCTCGCAAGTAATGGTCTTCTTCGACCCGCTGGTCCGGTCGATATTCAACCTGCGAGGTTATAACGACGTACGGCTGGCGCTGGAGGAACGCGAGAACGTCGACCGCCTGCTGGTCGCCATCGAGCGCTACGACGCGGAGTGGCGAGCGGAGATGAAAGAGGAAAAGAAACGGCGGAAGAGAAAAGGGAGCTGAAAAAGGCTTAACGCGTGGATTACGGAAACGAATTATATTACGGGGACAATTTAAAGATACTACGCGATTATTTCTCCGACGAAAGCGTAGAACTCGTATACCTCGACCCGCCATTCCAAAGCGGCCGTAAGTACAACGTATTATTTGCCGAGGCGAACGGTACCGCATCCCCTTCACAGGTAGAAGCATTCGAAGATACTTGGAAATGGAACATTACGGCCGAAGAAACTTATGCCGAATTGATAGAAAAGGGACCGGCGGGTTTATCGAACTTAGTAAAAACAATGCGTGGCTATTTAGGCTCGAACGAAATGATGGCCTACATTGTAATGATGGCGGTAAGATTAAAAGAATTATATAGGGTTCTTAAAAAGGACGGCGCGATTTACCTACACTGCGACCCTACCGCAAGCCATTACATTAAACTCGTTCTTGACTCTATATTTAACCCTAAATATTTCCAGAACGAGATAATTTGGCATTACCGGCGGTGGACGGCGGCCGCTAAGCGATATCAGCGGATGCACGACGTAATACTTTTTTATTCGAAGACGGATGATTTCCCTTTTAATAAGGTTTTCATTGAACCGACGGAATCCCAAGCCGCCGTTATCGAAAAGGGGTATAATGTTAATAAGGTATTCGTTAAAGGCGAAAAAGTACTCCAGCTATTAGTTTATGATAAAGATAAAGTGGAAGCGTTAGTAAAAGAAGGTAAAATCGAGTTATCTAAATACGGGAACGTTGTGTACGTCGCCCAAGGGGAAACTATAGCACCGGATGTATGGACAGATATCCAATATTTACATTCCCAATCCAAGGAAAGGCTAAGTTACCCGACGCAAAAACCAGTTGCTTTGCTTGAACGGATAATAGAAGCTTCCTCAAAAGAAGGCGATAGAGTCTTAGACCCTTTTTGCGGTTGCGGGACGGCGGTCGTAGCCGCGGAACGTTTAGGTCGGATTTGGGTCGGTATCGATATAACGTACCTAGCGATTAACTTAATAAAGAGGAGATTAAAAGACGAATTCGGCGAAACACTCGAGTTCGAAGAAATAGGCCAACCGAAGGACGACGGTAGTGCTAGGCATTTAGCAAATACGTCACGTTTCCAGTTCCAGAATTGGGCGTTAAGCTTAGTAGATGCCTTACCGTCGCCGGTAAAAACCGGGGATAAAGGGGTAGACGGCTTTATAAACTTAATAGAAAATCCCGAAAACCCAAAAGATATAACTAAAATCATTTTCTCAGTAAAAAGCGGTGGCGTTTCTCCGTCGGATATAAGGGATTTAAAAGGTACGGTAGAACGAGAAGAAGCCAAGATCGGGGTTTTAATTACGTTGGAAGAACCGTCCCAGGGAATGATAACGGAAGCCGCTTCGGCCGGCATATACAAATCGCAATGGGGTTCTTTCCCCCGATTACAGATAATTACCATAACCCAACTACTAAGCGGAAAAAAAGTTGATGGTCCATCCGGCCAGAATATTGGTTTTAAAAAAGCCCTAAAATTCATCAAGAAGAAAGGTAACGCCTCGTTGTTCGAAGGCGAGTAACTACTATTAAGGTTTAATCCTATGACCGTGAACCTGGAAAACGTAAAAACCATACTGGCCACCGACTGCGGCAGCACCACCACTAAAGCCATCCTGATAAAAAAGGAGGGCGACGAGTACCGCCTGCAGGTACGCGGCGAAGCCCCCACCACGGTCGAGAAACCGGCCGAAGACGTCACCCGCGGCGTCCTCAACGCCGTGGGCGAAGTGGAGGAGCTGACCGGCCGCAAACTTATCGCGGACGACAAAGTCCTGGTCACCGAGGGAGAGGATAAAGGCGCCGACATCTACATGTCCACCTCCTCCGCCGGCGGCGGCCTCCAGATGATGGTCGCGGGCGTCGTCAAGACGATGACCGCGGAGTCGGCTCAACGCGCCGCCCTGGGCGCCGGCGCCATCGTCATGGACGTGCTGGCGTCCAACGACGGCCGCCTTCCCCACCAGAAGATAGAGGCCATCCGGCGGCTTAGGCCGGACATGATACTGCTCTCGGGCGGCATCGACGGCGGGACCATAAGCCACGTCGTCGAGCTGGCAGAGCTCATCGGCGCCGCGGACCCCAAGCCGCGCTTCGGCGCCGGCTTCCAACTCCCGGTCATCTACGCCGGCAACAAAGTGGTGCGGCCCAATATCGAGGGAACGCTGGGCAAAAAGACTTCCCTCTACATCGTCGACAATATTAGGCCCGTGCTCGAACGCGAGAACCTGGGCCCGGCGCGCCACGAAATCCACAACCTCTTTATGGAACACGTCATGGCCCAGGCGCCGGGTTACTCCAAGCTGATGTCCTGGACCGCGGTCCCCATAATGCCCACCCCCGCGGCCGTGGGGGCCATTATACGGACCATAGCGGAGCGGGAGGCGCTGGAGGTCATCGGCGTCGACATCGGCGGCGCCACGACCGACATCTTCTCCGTCTTCTCCGAAGTTTTCAACCGCACGGTGTCCGCCAACCTGGGGATGTCTTACTCCATCTCCAACGTCCTGGCCGAGGCCGGCCTGCCGGACATCATACGGTGGGTCCCCTTCCCCAAATCGCAGCTCGACGAGCGCGGCCTGCGCGACCGCATCCGGAACAAGATGATACGGCCCACCACCATACCGCAGACGCTGACCGAGCTCATCATCGAGCAGGCCATCGCCCGGGAGGCGCTCCGGCTGGCCTTCGTCCAGCACAAGGAGCTGGCCGTGGGCCTGAAGGGTATCCAGCAGGAGCGGACCATCTCCGA
The window above is part of the bacterium genome. Proteins encoded here:
- a CDS encoding DUF6754 domain-containing protein is translated as MKSAYAVILLIAALAVAAHGQTLRTAENAAAADTPVDAGGSIDLTWEPSPDELDAKAEVLGYEVWRAKRPAGDYKKLADVEAGKESYQHTDEEAENGVEYFYKVRVRGEKMSTDTAPVGPVKAAPQWFHKDRLNMLVAAVLLSAFVLYYISQARAGKKLFIRRIAGLEAVQEAVGRATEMGKPVLYVPGIADIDDIQTIAAVTILGRVATMVAEYDANLLVPCSRSLVMSTAQEIVKEAYLEAGRPDAYHRENIRYLTDDQFGFVAGVDGIMVREKPAANFYMGTFYAESLILAETGHSIGAIQIAGTAMPSQLPFFIAACDYTLIGEELFAASAYLSREPRLLGSLIGQDWGKVVILFFIIAGVITAFLAQFGFEIFGRSIALEQLFVVK
- a CDS encoding DNA methyltransferase — its product is MDYGNELYYGDNLKILRDYFSDESVELVYLDPPFQSGRKYNVLFAEANGTASPSQVEAFEDTWKWNITAEETYAELIEKGPAGLSNLVKTMRGYLGSNEMMAYIVMMAVRLKELYRVLKKDGAIYLHCDPTASHYIKLVLDSIFNPKYFQNEIIWHYRRWTAAAKRYQRMHDVILFYSKTDDFPFNKVFIEPTESQAAVIEKGYNVNKVFVKGEKVLQLLVYDKDKVEALVKEGKIELSKYGNVVYVAQGETIAPDVWTDIQYLHSQSKERLSYPTQKPVALLERIIEASSKEGDRVLDPFCGCGTAVVAAERLGRIWVGIDITYLAINLIKRRLKDEFGETLEFEEIGQPKDDGSARHLANTSRFQFQNWALSLVDALPSPVKTGDKGVDGFINLIENPENPKDITKIIFSVKSGGVSPSDIRDLKGTVEREEAKIGVLITLEEPSQGMITEAASAGIYKSQWGSFPRLQIITITQLLSGKKVDGPSGQNIGFKKALKFIKKKGNASLFEGE
- a CDS encoding glutamate mutase L, coding for MTVNLENVKTILATDCGSTTTKAILIKKEGDEYRLQVRGEAPTTVEKPAEDVTRGVLNAVGEVEELTGRKLIADDKVLVTEGEDKGADIYMSTSSAGGGLQMMVAGVVKTMTAESAQRAALGAGAIVMDVLASNDGRLPHQKIEAIRRLRPDMILLSGGIDGGTISHVVELAELIGAADPKPRFGAGFQLPVIYAGNKVVRPNIEGTLGKKTSLYIVDNIRPVLERENLGPARHEIHNLFMEHVMAQAPGYSKLMSWTAVPIMPTPAAVGAIIRTIAEREALEVIGVDIGGATTDIFSVFSEVFNRTVSANLGMSYSISNVLAEAGLPDIIRWVPFPKSQLDERGLRDRIRNKMIRPTTIPQTLTELIIEQAIAREALRLAFVQHKELAVGLKGIQQERTISDAFAQTMTGETLVNMLTLDMLVGSGGTLSHAPRRVQAALMLIDGFRPEAVTFLTVDSIFMMPQLGVLSTVMPDAAAQVFERDCLVRLGSCVAPVGNGKKGQTCLKITADWPGRGHVEEEIKYGEMARLPLAVDERVKARLEPVRPFDLGHGKGQGIDATLEGGVAGVIFDCRGRPLELPEDETARVDALQRWLAALDVYPDHGSRKAA